The following proteins come from a genomic window of Frankia casuarinae:
- a CDS encoding cupin domain-containing protein, producing the protein MTPNRRRGGDVRTLLSPATVGSTSGFFGTLTLQPGEVVTEHLHPYSEEFLYCVRGIVTARLDGQYQDLPADHGVCIPIGMRHRVVNTGEETAFLVFHLSPLAPRPDLGHVDTEVPLDPDAPHVPVAPSAPTVDSLPHGSGQ; encoded by the coding sequence ATGACCCCAAACCGTCGGCGCGGCGGTGACGTCCGCACGCTGCTTTCACCGGCGACCGTGGGCTCGACCTCGGGCTTTTTCGGCACCTTGACCCTCCAGCCGGGTGAGGTGGTGACCGAACACCTGCATCCCTACTCGGAGGAGTTCCTCTACTGCGTGCGCGGCATTGTGACCGCCCGACTGGACGGTCAGTACCAGGACCTGCCGGCCGACCACGGGGTGTGCATCCCGATCGGGATGCGCCACCGCGTCGTCAACACCGGTGAGGAGACCGCCTTCCTCGTCTTTCACCTCAGCCCGCTGGCACCCCGGCCCGACCTCGGTCATGTCGACACCGAGGTACCGCTCGACCCGGATGCCCCGCACGTCCCGGTCGCCCCGTCGGCGCCCACCGTCGACTCCCTGCCCCACGGGTCCGGACAGTGA